ATCGTGGATTCCCAATAACCCTTTGCCGAATACATACACACTTCATTCTTGGTAGTTGATGCGTACAGCGTGCCATCTTCTTGAAACACCAAGTCGCAACATTCTACAAAAGGTGGAAATTTGCGATACTGCTTCGAATGCCCCGAAGAATCAATAATATCAATACCACAGTGATCACCCCAGTACCCCACAGCGATGTCCTCGCTAGAATATTTGGTGATTCCCCACGTTTGGCCACAAAGACTGACGGACTTTGTCACATGCAACTGGGTGGGGGATGATGTCATGGTTATATGACCAAGTTCCAGTGTGTTATCCTCTCTCAAGGACTGGAATGTATATCTCTTTGCCATCTCTGCAACCGTTACAGCAGTATCGTCATCAATACCCGTTTCCAACATGGTTTCTAGCTCTTCGCAAAACAAGGCATGAGTAGATAAACTGTTTGTCTCAAGACAACCGACTATGCAACTGTTGATCAATGATGCCTTGCTACAAATGCTTCTAATTCTCTGCCGATCACTTTCTTTCAGAGAGCTTAGATTGCGAAGAAAATCCTGCTCCAGCGCATCTATTTCCGCAACTAGTACTTGGTGATTTTCTCTcaatttcttctccttctccttgtACGCATCGTACTCAGCTACCCTGAGTTCCTTCACAAGTGACTGCACATTTTGCATTTGCAATACTGTTTGTTTCATATTCCTTTGTAAACGTGCTTTCTTCATCTTAGTTCGTTCACTGAGGTCTTCAACTTTCTCCCTCAGTTCACTAACAAATTGATCACTCTTTTTCAGATTGTGATCGCGGTGATTAAATACGCACTTCAGACAAATATATCGGACACATTTTTCACAGAAGATGCTGTTAAGTTCTAAAATATGAGTCGAACAAAACCGAGATGGGTACTGTCCGCATGGTGAATTGCTGTTAGTATCCTGAAAGTAAATAATATCATGGCTCCCAAAGACTCTTTTCAGATGTTGATGACATTCAAGGCACTGCTCACACATGAAGTTGTTGCATGAACTGCATAAGCAAACGGCATTTTCCTGAAGTTCGCAGGTGTTGCACTGTGGATTGGCTCCTGTGATGTCATCATCCGCTTTGCGGGAATGCTCTCCAACGAGTTCGTTGATAGGTGAATTGGAAGGGAGGCCATCGATTCGATTGTCTGATAACCGTGTGAGTTCCTTGCAGTCAGGGCACACGATGTGGTCTCGTTCTGGATAAGATGCGTCGTACCTTTTCAAACATGCTCTGCAGAATGAATGTCCGCAAGAAAGATCTGTAGCATCGATGATTGTGCCAACACATAACAAACACGTCAGGCTTTGCATAGAGTGTGTGACTTTCGCTTCATCCGCCATTGTGTTAACATTCGGTCTGACCTCTGTAAGATAATATTGAACAGTGATTAACTATCTTTCTTGTACTCCTTTCCCATCTGATGTAGTTTCACTCTTTACGTGCCACTTTAAAAACCTGTCTTTGCCACATATTATTTCAGGGATGCGCATTTTTGGTAGACCGTACGTCCCTGAGTCTCCTAAATTAACTTGCTATAACTTTTTACTGCTTgatcataacaaaaatattgtgttgcaaagttgtagagtagaaattgatatatttttatgatatctcatttgttatattttgaGTTATTATCCCGGGGGCCACtaacattgacgagtggataccatgcgcgacccaaaaaacacgtaaaatggatttctttttcaagatagggcacgttacgtacgtaacgtaataagggtgtcaaaaacgctaaaataatgaaaaaaggtatctattttcgctaggaaagctacgtgtttatgatcaaatttgcgagggtataaaaaattaagactaaaatgttttataaaggatgtactttttgccccaagagtcaacactgcgtgtttagagtacgatttgcgcgaggtgtgggaggtggggctgtactaaacccaatgatgtaggtaaaggtaaaaccgacgaccgacgtccttgacataaaaattgaaatatcgctgtacttgttcaggtgttcaattcagggaattgccaatagtatcgttttgtttccaatacttgttaagggtagggtggaagcgccgtggtgtagcggttctgactctcgccttgtaatcagagggtcgtgtgttcgaatcccaccatggcctagcgccctttggcaaggcgtcaatccacaatttgccactctccacccaggtgttaaatgggtacccggtaggatgcgaaagcctatgtagtatgcctagcaattgcgtcttggaactcttgttggaatgctccccagggagtggagaaggtgcatatattgtatgcgggcatgcaaggatccgatgaccgcggtaataatatatttgtaaagcgcttagaggcgtcgttccgatgtgttaagcgctatataaatgcggattattattatttattattagggtttcacacgccaatacttgttaaggggtgcattttcagaatatggaaaatacgtgtttagggtgcttttcgagactccatggtcgcgcatggtatccactcgtcaatggaagtgccccccggGGTTATTATActtgaaataatgtttattatatagattgtttaatatttcatatttattgcaacttttttctctctctgaaATGTCTTATTTAACAGTATGCCAGTAAGGAAGTGTTTTCTAACCAACATTATTATAGATTAGAGCTATTTTGAAGAGATCGAGGCCTGTATAAACGTCGAGAGACATTTTTGGGGAAGAAGTCGTAAACAGGGCCATTTTTCACAATTCCTATGTGCTGAATCTGATTACACATGTCCCCAAGATGATTTCTCATGtattgaccacctaatttgcataaataaaaTGACTGCCAAATCGACCATTTATGATCTTTTTTCTACAAGAttctttctattaaaaaaatactgggTCTAATTTTTCATGGATTAATGTGGACAATGCAAAATCTTACGTAAATAATATGTattatttgtgaaaatttgatatttttatgtataattatttaaTGGTACAAAtgtatgcatattttgcaaaatCATGCATGATATTACTTGATAAATTCAGCtcaaatgtttaatatttttgGGTACAGATAGCATTCACAGCATTATAATGTGTTCTATTGTTCTTtgaatttctcatttatttctgtATATTTTATACCATTTGTTTTTCACATGTTTTGATATAGTGAGATCTGTTAAAGTATTGATtatcaaagacaaaagaaatgaattgtttcaatgattaaattatttaatgACGCTTTTTTACAACAACCTTAGTATATTTTCGGGGACATACACACACTTGCACCGACGCCCACACCCGCATCTGAATACGAAGTAAAATGTTTGCAAGGTGGGCCTTCCCATTTAAAGGCACACTGGTTGTGATCCTAcgaatttcatgtacatgtctCTATTCAAAGCGAAGGTGTTTATCGATTGATACAATTTCAGTTTGACTGCATTGTGATTTCTTGAATATATTGATAAaacaattcattcatatttagaATTTTAGATAATAAATACATCAAGAAAATCGTTGAGTAATTCCCCATTCCTATTATTGTTTAACCCAAATCAGTTGCATTTAATATCCTTTGATGTGTATGTTCTGCCGTCCAATATAATCTGATTACATACATTTAGTGTCTATTTAGCAGTATGGGGTGAAAAATATTCtgctgaaaatgaaattttcttttttttctccattattCTGGTCAAACTGTCCCTATTTGTTAAAACCTCTCAGAACTAAACCCACATAGATTTGAAAgcaactatttttttatttagccTGTCAAGTAGACAATTTAAAAGCCGGACTCTAATGTTTTAATGTTCCAcaaccaattttttttagtcTAAGTTCCACAATGAACAGTTTactctacactgtaaaaaaagtattgggtaaaatttaacCAGCATGctttatgtgtccaaccaaattcgccggcagtattttacccaatgcaggaagcatattgtccactAGGCATGccaaggttaaaaaataagcagaaattactttaaaatgggcaaaattttcatcacactagataaataaaaatgccccaaagaaatgcccaatgttgttTAGACACATATTTACCCTATGGatcatttttacccaataattTTGAGTGTATGTACTGCCAAAGCCGAGATTTGATAATTGGACTCCATTGAGGGGTTGCATGTGCATTTCCACATACTATTTTACGAATGCAGTCCTGCTGCTGTCCTCTTTCCTCCAGTTGTTTCTACTTTTTACCAGTtcataaagtcattcgtatTCACATAGGTATTCTTCTGGGTCTTGCTGAATGAAAAATTGCCAGTTCTCCTCCCTCAGGGGTTCCACAAGATGGCTTTATTGCTAAGGCAAGAAGCCCTTTTAAGCCCTTCAAAAAGTATTTTGCGGAAGCAGTTCGTACCCAAGTCATCAAGTTTGTGCTCTTGAGACATTTTCAATCGTCATATTACAGATCCGTAGAGAAAAACACACCTTTAAATCTTGAGGGAGACTTTGCTGTTTGACCAGATTTTGTAAGGTGTTGAAATTCCCGTAGCGCAGCTTTCCAATCTGTGTATACCCTTGGTCATTTATCGAACTACAAATAGGTGACATCATCATATTATGATAGCAGATTTTCCTGTTAGCTAATAAAAAGGTTATTTTGAAGGGTGATAGGTTCCTGACATGTTTGGTCTTCTAGTGGGTGATTGTCAATCCACTTTTTTTGTTGTCATGCATTATCCCCAACTTCATCCAGTAGCTTTCTTAGCTATGATAGGTTGCCTGTGGTTCTGCAATATCATCATGACAGTCTATAGGAAGGGAATTTCCTcgatcatacatgtagatccaggAAATCCCTttctctatacagtgcgtatcaaaaaagtttacacttcgaaaaagccctgggaattaaaaaatatacaacatttgggtaattttttcacatataatcttgggattgggtctcatctatctaatgaaagtaaaagttttgtcagaatgttacacttgagtgagcactgtccatttttgtaaagctcgcagaaatctgtttgcgcagaaatgctcgttttcacacTGTGTCGAGGGGaaaggcgaaatcaaacttaccctgtatgcgaaacatttctcatacatttcccttgcacttttagtcaattgaaataaaacggatacattcaagcattttgtaacaattttgccatccaaattgaaatttcaacacttagtaagcacaaccttaataccctttttgtgccagctggatctgaggacatacctgaatctgaacaaaagtttatatcagacatctccagcattttttcactaagtttttatcatttaaagtggggtttacatttcatttttcatttaatacttgtttctccacacttttcccaagcttggcaatgattaacaaatatcgtcacgatggcctcggtgtgtgggggagtgggatggggcgaaatgcactcttcgaagtgttttgggcaaggaaacaagtcaaaaaatgtaaaagatatcttcaaatcaattttactagctaaattccacgtgttcttcatgattaaggtctacttttattcgcataactatttcaaaattctgcgcaaatcatttttcactaacttttcaaaagtaagtcgtgctcactcaagcggaaatatttttcgacagttatatcgtcatttgcttaaatggatctgtacccatgttaaaatgtggacaaatcttcaggatattacaaatttataattttacaggatattttcaaagtgtaaacttttttttgatacgcactgtagttacACTCTTCATAAGCAAAGTCATTGCACATGACGAAACGAATCGGCGAAAGTATGCAACCTTGACGCACTTCTGTAAGTACCTTAAACCAGTCATTAAAACCACCTTCTCTCCTTTCACAACACCAACAACTCTCAAATTGTGTTCAATGTAGGGAGCATGGTTTACGGGAGACCGAAGGAAGTGAGCACCTTCAGCTATGACACTGTTTATGCTATCAAATTTATGCATTGCTGAAATCAATAAAGGTCATTGCAATGGGAAActtgtgggtgtttcataaagctgttcgtaagttaagagcgactttaagaacgactggtgatcctttcttgtggtaaatggtatatacaTTGGtcatggtttagcgcgtaagaaaggttcaccagtcgttcttaaagtcgctcttatcttacgaacagctttatgaaacggcccacTGGTATCCCTAACACTTTTCAATCAGAGTACGCGATGTGAACATTTGTTCAGCACAAGTTTGGCTTGAAACCTGCTTATTGTTGCCCATGTTTTTATTATTCCCCAATCTATATAATAGCTTGCTCTAGAATCTCTAGTCTTCAGCTATCACTTTGATAGTTGACTCGTTTAAATGTatcctcagaaaaaaaaaaaaacataacatgcAGGGTAATGATCAAGGAAATGAGTGAGaaggggcggatccagaattttcccaaaggggggggggggggatttttggAGGGAAATTTTGATACGCAAAAAAaattttcaaccacaaattaaggatatttcgtacccgaaaaaaattgacaagcaaaaaaaaaagggcttcaatttcaaaagagggggcacacttctgttttaatggcatttttacgttacaaattttaattttgcttctcaagggggggggggcacgtgcccgctgtgcccctggatccgccagtgtgaGTGAGTGATCCGGTAATACAGACCCCTTGCCTTAATTAAAAATTGTTCTTTGCAGAGTTAGCTGTAATGATTGCAGATCTGATGGGAACTGAACACTATTTTCCTACAACAAAAGTATGATACTTAATCCGATTGACATTATAGATTGCACTATCTAATCAtctaattgtttaaaaaaacaattttagcATGATTATAAGTTTATTAATTTGCATTATCTGTTGAATCTCTATGAAATTTGGTCACTGTCCTGATTATAGGATCAGCATCAGTGTACTTTTATATTGGGCGTGCCTAATGGGTGACACGGCAtctgctcctgcgacaattgttCAGGTCTTAATATCTCAAAAGGCATAggattagagttaggattgtgatagagtttttggttcagaataatgtaaatattacgattagggtttatttagttttggaggttaggttttatgttttgcttaatgtgtagattttccatcggagcaattgtcgccggagcaaatgtcatggaaccgccTAATGCACCCTGCAAGCTTATTACTTTTGGATACAGATGTGGGTGtaggtgggtgtgtgtgtttattcCTGAAAACAAATTAACACTTAACACTCGAATCATTTAATCTTTGAAGCTTAGTATTTGTCTATAAGCAGTTGTTGAAATACCTCATAACAAGACATGTACAGAACAAATGGtagaaatacaaagaaatacataagaaattcaaagaacaataaaatacataagcaCTGAATGTGGTACTATATTTTAAAGGCCGTACAATTATTCTTAATGACGGGaatgctatttgtaccaaaaatGATAAAGTTTTGAGCTGAAGCTtccaaattatagcataatattgcaaaatatgcataaatttgcatgatTAATTAATCTCCAAATAGAATAACCAATTTGTCTGCATGGTAACTGTTATGCATGCAAGATTTTGTATTCTCCATGTCTGTGAAAGTGgatatatataaaagaatattgtagaaaAATGACTAAATATTGTCAATTTGgtagccattttgtttatgcaaattaggtggtcaagcATCAGAAATCGACTTGGGGACATGTCTCATCAGATTAACCACAtttgaattatgtaaaataaaccTATTTCCAACTTTTTCCCCAAAATGGCTCTAGGATTCACATTTTCCCAATATATCTCTTGTCTAACTACCCGATTGTACCATTTTCTATGAAAGCAGGTTGCAATACCCTTTATGATAGCTttgccaccccctcccccccccccaaataatcAGCAATTGCAGTATaagatgattattttcatgttatGCCTTCGTTATGTTATGATCAAAGTAATTAAATCGATGATCGTGATCAATGTCCTTTCACCGATAagcaataatattgataattcgAACAGATGGAGTCACGTATGGTTTATGGTTATTAAACGTCCTATATTGTTGTGATATAAGAATATGGTCCGTTACTTATTAAACAAAGTAAGCTTAATCAGGATTAAGACACAATCTTTTAAGTAAGTGATTAGTATGTGCATATACATACCGCTTGTTGCTTGAAAGATTATACTGCTTATATTATGAGTCcgtaaatttgaaaattcaatgctGCAAAAAGTCAACGACACATTACCTGTCTGTTTCAGTGCTGGCATATAAGCAATCTTTGATCAGCTAATCACGCTGTAGGCTTGGGTTTTCCCACTTCTCTTACCTTTGACCTCAGtggcgaaaaaaaaaatcacggcaaagaaaaaaatagagaaagcgaagggtgaaatatattgttttctgaatataacgtcaaaatttatcacaaaattgcGCGCTCACTCGGCTTGGGCATACGCACGGGATAGTACCGATGGAGAATAGACATGATAGAATTAAATTAAAATCGTCTATATAGAACTGAAATATACCCCTTAATGAGTTCAAAGTCAATAGCTACTATCTGTTCACTATTGTCATTTATCcccttttgtttgtttgctttacTGTACGCTGTAGGCCTGATTCTAATTAACATttaaggggaatgaaacctttggaacaagtaggcttgtgtcgaaacagaaaaatcaaagaataagaacaaacaaagtttgagaaaaatcggacaaataatgagaaagttatgagcatttgaatattgcaagcaccaatgctatggagatcctcctattggcaatgcgacaaggatgtgtgatgtcaagtgtgaacaactttccctttgatggactatgaaataccctcaaaatttatatttttgctttttcttacggtgatacaaactctttatccatgatgcaTTCTTTAAACATCTGTATTATATGACCTCcgatagaaagaacacatgatctattGATTTTCGACCTCTCAGAGTGTCCTATAGTCCTTATCGTCCAAAGCGATTACGGTAGGGGAGGGTGGTCGCGTATTAGAACAGCCATGTGTTTGCAGGCCAAATAGCAGTTCATGTGAAACTTGAGACAAGGAAATATGTAATATAAATACGGAAATCTATATTAtgtgtcatcatcatcttcaagtCGAAAGGAAAACAGACAATAATAACCTCAAGTCACCATACAAGACCTGGTCATGACTTGCAGTGGATTATAATGGATTTTGATCACACACCTCATGTCTTCCTTTTCATATTGGCTGAATCTGCATTGTAACAGTATGTAagtgggtgtgcgtgtgtgtgtgtggggtggggggggggtatgtagGCTATCTAATTCTGACACAGGGACATGCAGTGATGCAGGCATACTcggttttacattttttttaaagtacaatatGAGTTTTAATATCTATAATGTATTCTTCACCATGCATTTTTAACTTCACAAAATAAACCAAGATTTTACActgaaacaaagaaaagaaaaaaaagagaaacttAGTTGTCCCAAGCCCCACCACTAGTAGTAGGCCTTTCTGTGAACTTGATTGGATGTCTGGATTGACGAATCTTAGGGAAAGGGCCTGGAACCATTATACACATTCATAAAACTGAACAACAAAGGCACAtgagtctcacctgcatcacgcggtaaaatctataaaatttgaaagttatgacagcaatctaataattacctccaaaatggccaaagttcattgaccttaaatgacctttgattttggtcatgtgacctgaaactcgcatgaaatgttcaagttttatgaactatagATTCATACAtcttcagagttatgatggtcattcaacaaataccccccaacatggccaaagttcattgttctttgaccttggtcatgtgacctgaaactcgcatgaaatgttcagtgatatttgattactcttatgtccaagttttatgaactagaccaatacacttagaGAGTGATGATGgtcattcaacaaatacccccaacatggccaaatttcattgtcctttgatcttggtcatgtgatctaaatctcgcacaggatgttcagtgatacttaattactcttatgtttaagttttatgaatcagatccataaacttttaaagttatgatagtaattcaacagataccaaAACttcatggccaaagttcattgaccctaactgacctttgacctaggtcatgtgacttgaaactcaggcaggatgttaagtaatatttgattacccttatgttcaagtttcatgaactaggtccatatattttctaattatgctgtcatttaaaaaacttaaccttctgttcagatttggtgttgacgccgccgccgccgtcggaaaagcggcgcctatagcctcactctgctatgcaggtgagacaaaaacaagtttttatatcattattttcaattatctATTTGGTCCTTAATTGCATAAGACTCACTATCAACAGCTCTGTGACAACCTGCAGACACAACCATACAGTAGGCACAAAGTGGCTGTTCCAATACGCGACTACCCTCCCCTACGGTAATCGCTTTGGACGATAAGGTATAGTCCTCTCCGAGGTCACGGTAG
This region of Lytechinus pictus isolate F3 Inbred chromosome 16, Lp3.0, whole genome shotgun sequence genomic DNA includes:
- the LOC129279075 gene encoding E3 ubiquitin-protein ligase TRIM33-like isoform X2, with the translated sequence MPALKQTEVRPNVNTMADEAKVTHSMQSLTCLLCVGTIIDATDLSCGHSFCRACLKRYDASYPERDHIVCPDCKELTRLSDNRIDGLPSNSPINELVGEHSRKADDDITGANPQCNTCELQENAVCLCSSCNNFMCEQCLECHQHLKRVFGSHDIIYFQDTNSNSPCGQYPSRFCSTHILELNSIFCEKCVRYICLKCVFNHRDHNLKKSDQFVSELREKVEDLSERTKMKKARLQRNMKQTVLQMQNVQSLVKELRVAEYDAYKEKEKKLRENHQVLVAEIDALEQDFLRNLSSLKESDRQRIRSICSKASLINSCIVGCLETNSLSTHALFCEELETMLETGIDDDTAVTVAEMAKRYTFQSLREDNTLELGHITMTSSPTQLHVTKSVSLCGQTWGITKYSSEDIAVGYWGDHCGIDIIDSSGHSKQYRKFPPFVECCDLVFQEDGTLYASTTKNEVCMYSAKGYWESTIAMESDGYLLALNRSPSDEILLTNGSNQIYIYDSTGTNVEHTVQTKYVTLQVSGTSTGLVVASCSRTIEPDVVVVYDRNGNGGKLLDAPKNSCLYPTVDQEDRVYIASVNCETGRMKITRYVIEGLDLRETSEFIHTDFVLLQHGWCCLVALSPNNLAFACNDKVHFITVSI
- the LOC129279075 gene encoding E3 ubiquitin-protein ligase TRIM33-like isoform X1, with product MPALKQTGNVSLTFCSIEFSNLRTHNISSIIFQATSEVRPNVNTMADEAKVTHSMQSLTCLLCVGTIIDATDLSCGHSFCRACLKRYDASYPERDHIVCPDCKELTRLSDNRIDGLPSNSPINELVGEHSRKADDDITGANPQCNTCELQENAVCLCSSCNNFMCEQCLECHQHLKRVFGSHDIIYFQDTNSNSPCGQYPSRFCSTHILELNSIFCEKCVRYICLKCVFNHRDHNLKKSDQFVSELREKVEDLSERTKMKKARLQRNMKQTVLQMQNVQSLVKELRVAEYDAYKEKEKKLRENHQVLVAEIDALEQDFLRNLSSLKESDRQRIRSICSKASLINSCIVGCLETNSLSTHALFCEELETMLETGIDDDTAVTVAEMAKRYTFQSLREDNTLELGHITMTSSPTQLHVTKSVSLCGQTWGITKYSSEDIAVGYWGDHCGIDIIDSSGHSKQYRKFPPFVECCDLVFQEDGTLYASTTKNEVCMYSAKGYWESTIAMESDGYLLALNRSPSDEILLTNGSNQIYIYDSTGTNVEHTVQTKYVTLQVSGTSTGLVVASCSRTIEPDVVVVYDRNGNGGKLLDAPKNSCLYPTVDQEDRVYIASVNCETGRMKITRYVIEGLDLRETSEFIHTDFVLLQHGWCCLVALSPNNLAFACNDKVHFITVSI